A single window of Sphaerodactylus townsendi isolate TG3544 linkage group LG05, MPM_Stown_v2.3, whole genome shotgun sequence DNA harbors:
- the CMPK1 gene encoding UMP-CMP kinase — MFCRCLSSATAIGLRSPAARLGPLAVPSSSSLRRLSRLMKPVVVFVLGGPGAGKGTQCSRIVAKYGYTHLSAGDLLRDERKRPGSQYGELIDSYIKEGKIVPVEITISLLKRVMDETMAGNAQKNKFLIDGFPRNEDNLQGWNKTMNGKADVSFVLFFDCNNEICINRCLERGKSSGRSDDNRESLEKRIHTYLESTKPIIDLYEKMGKVRKVDASKSVDEVFAKVVSIFDKEG; from the exons ATGTTCTGTCGTTGTCTCTCCTCGGCTACCGCGATTGGGCTTCGATCACCGGCTGCTCGCCTTGGGCCTCTTGCcgtcccttcttcctcttctcttcgaCGCCTGTCGCGCCTCATGAAGCCGGTCGTTGTGTTCGTTCTTGGCGGGCCTGGCGCCGGCAAAGGGACTCAGTGTTCTCGCATTGTGGCG AAATATGGTTATACCCACCTTTCTGCAGGCGACCTCCTTCGAGATGAGAGGAAGAGACCAGGCTCTCAGTATGGAGAGCTCATTGATAGCTATATTAAAGAGGGGAAAATTGTACCTGTTGAAATAACAATCAGTTTGCTAAAGAGG GTTATGGATGAAACTATGGCGGGAAATGCACAGAAGAATAAATTCTTAATTGATGGATTTCCCAGGAATGAAGATAACCTTCAGGGCTGGAACAAAACAATGAATGGAAAAGCAGATgtatcttttgttcttttttttgacTGCAATAATGAG aTCTGTATTAATCGCTGCCTTGAAAGAGGGAAAAGCAGTGGCAGAAGTGATGACAACAGAGAAAGTTTGGAGAAGAG AATTCATACATATCTAGAATCTACAAAGCCCATAATAGACTTATATGAGAAAATGGGCAAAGTCAGGAAAGTGGATGCCTCCAAATCTGTTGATGAA GTTTTTGCTAAAGTTGTGAGCATCTTTGATAAAGAAGGCTAG